CGAAGTACGGCAATGATGATGACTATGCAGATGACCTGACTAAAGAGATATTCGAGATATTTTTTAAATCTGTTAACGGACGCCCAAACACTAAAAACGGGGTTCACCGCATCAACATGCTGCCCACCACATCCCATGTCTATTTCGGCAGCGTTATAGGAGCCCTCCCCGAAGGGCGTAAAGCTGGTCTGCCTCTTTCCGAAGGGATATCACCCGTTCAGGGAGCAGACAGACACGGACCTACTGCTGTTATCAAATCTGCCTCTAAGATAGATCACCTGAGAACAGGCGGAACACTCCTTAATCAACGCTTCTCTAAAGAATTTATGCATACAGATGAAGGTATCGAAAACGTATGCAGACTTGTACGCTCATACTTCCGCATGGACGGACACCATATACAGTTTAATGTACTGGATGAAAAGACGTTGCGCGATGCACAGAAAAAGCCGGAAAACTACCGCGACCTTATAGTGCGTGTTGCCGGCTATTCAGATTATTTCGTTGATATCACAGATGAACTTCAGGAAGAAATCATCAAGCGTACGGAACACGAGTCCGCATACTAGATAAATCTATTTGTTCAGCTTGCCGAGTTTGGCTGCCTTTTTGGTGGCCGACTCGACAGCATTCATAACTGTGGAACGGAAAGCTCCTCTGTCCAGTTCGTGCAGAGCGCATATTGTTGTGCCTGCCGGAGTTGTCACATTATCTTTAAGCTGGCATGGGTGAATACCGGTTTCCAGAACCATCTTCGCAGCCCCCATAACAGTCTGAGCGGCAAGTGTTGTTGCATTCACACGGGTCAGTCCCATGTTAACTCCTGCGTCAGCAAGTGCATCAATGAATGTATAAACGTAAGCGGGACCGCTTCCGGAAAGCCCAGTAATGGCGTCCATTCTGTCCTCCCCCACTACAACACATACACCTATTGTCTCCATCATAGTCTGCACAAGCTCGATATCCTCCGGTGTGGCATTTGAGCCTTTGCATATACCGGAAGCTCCCATCCCCACAAGGGCAGGAGTATTAGGCATAACACGCACAACTCTGGCTCCCTCGTTAAGGTGGCTTTCTATACTTGCAGTGAGAACACCGGCAGCTATGGAAACAATAAGTTTATCTGCAACAAGGTCTTTAATCTCGTCAAGAATTTCCGGAATAACCTGAGGCTTAACAGCAAATATTATCACATCTGCATATTCAACGACTTTCTTACTATCTTTCGTTATAGCTTCCACACCGTACTGCGTGCGGAACATCTCCAGCCTGTTTGTGTTCAGGTCACTCACAGCAACATCCAGCGGTCCGGCAGAACTCAGCATCCCTTTAAGTAACGCTTCTGCCATATTACCGCCGCCAATGAAACCGATTTTGTTTTTACTTAACATCATTTGCTCCTCTTTCATTCAGCCACTCAGCTATTGTAGTAAACATT
This window of the Denitrovibrio acetiphilus DSM 12809 genome carries:
- the proC gene encoding pyrroline-5-carboxylate reductase, yielding MMLSKNKIGFIGGGNMAEALLKGMLSSAGPLDVAVSDLNTNRLEMFRTQYGVEAITKDSKKVVEYADVIIFAVKPQVIPEILDEIKDLVADKLIVSIAAGVLTASIESHLNEGARVVRVMPNTPALVGMGASGICKGSNATPEDIELVQTMMETIGVCVVVGEDRMDAITGLSGSGPAYVYTFIDALADAGVNMGLTRVNATTLAAQTVMGAAKMVLETGIHPCQLKDNVTTPAGTTICALHELDRGAFRSTVMNAVESATKKAAKLGKLNK